A single window of Aedes aegypti strain LVP_AGWG unplaced genomic scaffold, AaegL5.0 Primary Assembly AGWG_AaegL5_hic_scaff_552_PBJ_arrow, whole genome shotgun sequence DNA harbors:
- the LOC110681189 gene encoding thioredoxin, mitochondrial-like: MNSVTKLISFRGATVGRRLLAGGFQQQQSHLSTGQPRFCVFKIQSPQEFQEKVKASKDPIIVDFFATWCGPCRMLTPRIESIVGEQKGKVKLAKVDIDEHTDLALDYEVASVPVLLAIRNGKVEQRLVGLQDTDKLRNWVEKVVKNEK; encoded by the exons ATGAACTCCGTCACGAAACTGATCTCGTTCCGTGGGGCAACCGTGGGAAGAAGGTTGCTAGCCGGAGGATTCCAGCAGCAGCAGAGCCACCTCAGCACCGGTCAGCCGCGGTTCTGCGTGTTCAAGATCCAAAGTCCGCAGGAGTTCCAGGAGAAGGTCAAGGCCAGCAAGGATCCCATCATTGTGGACTTTTTTGCGAC TTGGTGTGGTCCCTGCCGGATGTTGACTCCCCGAATTGAATCGATTGTGGGCGAACAGAAGGGAAAGGTCAAGCTGGCCAAGGTGGACATCGACGAGCACACCGATCTGGCACTGGACTACGAGGTGGCCTCCGTCCCGGTCCTGCTTGCGATCCGCAATGGAAAGGTTGAACAGCGCCTGGTCGGGCTGCAGGACACGGACAAGCTGCGAAATTGGGTCGAGAAGGTCGTGAAGAACGAAAAGTAA